From the genome of Colletotrichum destructivum chromosome 10, complete sequence, one region includes:
- a CDS encoding Putative major facilitator, sugar transporter, major facilitator superfamily has product MGWFGLKGGWLTFWVTVACATDMTLFGYDQGVFGGVIVTNDFLETMGIVGDDKLQSTVTAIYDIGCFLGAISTIWIGERWGRKNTILVGTTIMSVGAILQTAAFGLPQMFVGRVIAGIGNGINTSTAPVWQGETSKASWRGKLIVIEMIMNIFGFSLSNWVTFGFSFLPGSVSWRVPLAFQFLFIIILYGTVPWLPESPRWLIAKGRIPEAEQILADLEDRPVDDAYIQTQSKDIQWAVNYERENTVPWSDLLRGRTGETAGTGTVRRLILGMGTQAMQQFSGINVTSYYLPLVLINSVGLTNNMARLLAACNSVSYLLFSLIGIPNVERWGRRKMMMYAAFGQFVCYAVITVCIRHNEMDSLAPAIRSQWAKASIAFFFLYYVFFGIGWQGVPWLYPTEINSLSMRTKGAALGTATNWIVNFMVVEITPPGITSLGWRFYIIWTVFNFSFVPIVYLFYPETADRSLEDVDRFFADNHDVLVFRDKDATSSKRPLKYVAQEEEEIRKRNSGVVPGEVEDMLRRRGAAEKIKKGGDDEEMAFGEHKERT; this is encoded by the exons ATGGGTTGGTTCGGGTTAAAGGGCGGATGGCTCACCTTCTGGGTGACGGTCGCTTGCGCGACAGACATGACGCTCTTCGG CTATGACCAGggcgtcttcggcggcgtcatcgtcacaAATGACTTCCTCGAGACCATGggcatcgtcggcgacgacaagctcCAGTCAACCGTCACGGCCATCTACGACATCGGctgcttcctcggcgccatctcCACCATCTGGATCGGCGAGCGCTGGGGCCGCAAGaacaccatcctcgtcggcaccaccatcatgtccgtcggcgccatcctgCAGACCGCTGCCTTCGGCCTGCCCCAGATGTTCGTCGGCCgcgtcatcgccggcatcggcaacggcatcaaCACCTCCACCGCCCCCGTCTGGCAGGGCGAGACGAGCAAGGCCAGCTGGAGGGGCAAGCTGATCGTCATCGAGATGATTATGAACATCTTTGGCTTCTCGCTGA GTAACTGGGTGACTTTTGGGTTCTCATTCCTCCCCGGCTCCGTCTCGTGGCGCGTGCCTTTGGCATTCCAgttcctcttcatcatcatcctctaCGGCACCGTCCCCTGGCTTCCAGAGTCACCTCG cTGGCTCATCGCCAAGGGCCGCATCCCCGAGGCCGAACagatcctcgccgacctcgaggaccgccccgtcgacgacgcctaCATCCAGACGCAGTCCAAGGACATCCAGTGGGCCGTCAACTACGAGCGCGAGAACACCGTACCGTGGTCCGACCTTCTCCGCGGACGCACCGGCGAGaccgccggcaccggcaccgtccgccgcctcatcctcggcatGGGAACCCAGGCCATGCAGCAGTTCAGCGGCATCAACGTCACGAGCTACTACCTGCCCCTCGTGCTGATCAACTCGGTCGGCCTCACCAACAATATGGCCCGCCTGCTCGCGGCCTGCAACTCCGTCAGCTACCTGCTCTTCAGTCTGATCGGGATTCCCAACGTCGAGCGGTGGGGGcggaggaagatgatgatgt ACGCCGCGTTCGGCCAGTTCGTCTGCTACGCCGTCATCACTGTCTGCATCCGCCACAACGAGATGGACAGCCTCGCGCCGGCGATCCGGTCCCAGTGGGCCAAGGCCTccatcgccttcttcttcctctactacgtcttcttcggcatcggcTGGCAGGGCGTCCCCTGGCTGTACCCGACCGAGATCAACAGCTTGTCGATGCGCACAAagggcgccgccctcggcaccgcGACCAACTGGATCGTCAACTTCATGGTCGTCGAGATCACGCCGCCCGGCATCACGTCGCTCGGCTGGCGCTTCTACATCATCTGGACCGTCTTCAACTTCTCCTTCGTGCCCATCGTCTACCTCTTCTACCCGGAGACGGCCGACCGCTcgctcgaggacgtcgaccgcttcttcgccgacaaccacgacgtcctcgtcttccgcgACAAGGACGCCACCTCCTCCAAGCGCCCGCTCAAGTACGTCGcccaggaggaggaggagatccgGAAGCGCAACAGCGGCGTCGTGCCCGGCGAAGTCGAGGACATGCTGCGCCGCAGGGGCGCCGCGGAGAAGATCaagaagggaggggatgacgaggagatggcgTTTGGCGAGCACAAGGAGAGGACCTGA
- a CDS encoding Putative FAD-binding domain, FAD/NAD(P)-binding domain superfamily: MHSPTDSSTSSRSDDSPIVISPAASPTASPPEKAPLTTSSTTTTTTTNNSNKTPTATTTKRPSSPPPKVSNTDVLIIGAGPTGLTLALELSVQSIPFRIIDKLPEPSDKSRALAVQCRSQELLNRHPHIAESMLADGTKGPGVNIYCNKRHLVTGTFDDLGFDDTRFPLPLWVSQADTEAAMLRQLEVYGGTVERGVSAQDIKQDGVRASATLVKSSSSSSSSTPEKEILRAKYIVGCDGAHSVVRHSADVTFEGSQYPQQYILCDAKVRGDYDAERVSLFLGSRVMVVFPIRDGVIRMVGERSSRSKREGDPDVAEIEAFMEEVMGRRPEIEEALWLASFRWNCRGVNRYRDGRLFLAGDAAHIHSPAGGQGMNTGIQDAVNLGWKLAAVLRGEKEESFLDTYHEERHPVGQHLLTGTDRMFSMVASQNTIFTTVRNALMPWIVPRVWNNRARRLSVYTFISQMAIKYRRSSIVGTAIGFEGPVRGGWRAPDGQLTDERGEKARWLLGMTSARDHTILLFAGVEADEENLEAAEEKLVTDGRFKEYEVVKVYAGDTVGKGGYKDVDGMLHKRYGFEKGAGFVVVRPDGYVEFIGPAECVEEFLMM, from the coding sequence ATGCATTCACCAACGGATTCGTCGACAAGTTCACGATCGGATGATTCGCCGATAGTCATTTCGCCGGCTGCTTCGCCAACGGCTTCACCACCGGAAAAGGCACCgctgacgacgtcgtcgaccaccaccaccaccaccaccaacaacagcaacaaaaCCCCCACTGCCACAACCACCaagaggccgtcgtcgccgccgccgaaggtGAGTAACACGGAcgtcctcatcatcggcgccggcccgaCGGGcctcaccctcgccctcgagctctCAGTCCAGAGCATCCCCTTCCGCATCATCGACAAGCTCCCCGAGCCCTCGGACAAGTcgcgcgccctcgccgtccagTGCCGCTCGCAGGAGCTCCTCAACCGCCACCCGCACATCGCCGAGTCCatgctcgccgacggcaccaagGGCCCCGGCGTCAACATCTACTGCAACAAGCGCCACCTCGTAACCGGCACCTTTGACGACCTCGGCTTCGATGACACCCGCTTCCCGCTGCCCCTGTGGGTCTCCCAGGCCGAcaccgaggccgccatgctccgccagctcgaggtctacggcggcaccgtcgagCGCGGCGTCTCGGCCCAAGACATCAAGCAGGACGGCGTCCGCGCCAGCGCCACTCTCGTCAAGAgctcttcctcatcctcttcctccacccCCGAGAAAGAGATATTGCGTGCCAAGTACATCGTTGGCTGCGACGGCGCCCACAGCGTCGTCCGCCACAGCGCCGACGTGACGTTTGAGGGGTCGCAGTACCCGCAGCAGTACATTCTCTGCGACGCCAAGGTCCGCGGCGACTACGACGCCGAACgcgtctccctcttcctcggcagccGCGTTATGGTCGTCTTCCCCATCAGGGACGGCGTCATCCGCATGGTCGGCGAGCGCTCGTCACGCAGCAAGCGCGAGGGCGACccggacgtcgccgagatcgaggcctTCATGGAGGAGGTCATGGGCCGCCGccccgagatcgaggaggccCTCTGGCTGGCGAGCTTCCGCTGGAACTGCCGCGGCGTCAACCGGTaccgcgacggccgcctgttcctcgccggcgacgccgcgcaCATCCACTCCCCCGCCGGCGGGCAGGGCATGAACACGGGCATCCAGGACGCCGTCAACCTCGGCTGGAAGCTGGCGGCCGTCCTCCgcggcgagaaggaagagtCCTTCCTCGACACGTACCACGAGGAGCGGCACCCGGTCGGCCAGCACCTGCTCACGGGGACGGACCGCATGTTCAGCATGGTGGCGTCGCAGAACACTATCTTCACCACCGTTCGCAACGCGCTGATGCCCTGGATCGTCCCGCGCGTGTGGAACAAccgggcgcggcggctgTCCGTCTACACCTTCATCTCGCAGATGGCCATCAAGTACCGGCGGagctccatcgtcggcacGGCCATCGGGTTCGAAGGGCCCGTGAGGGGCGGCTGGCGCGCGCCGGACGGCCAGTTGACGGACGAGAGGGGCGAGAAGGCACGGTGGCTGCTCGGCATGACGAGCGCGCGCGACCACaccatcctcctcttcgccggcgtcgaggccgacgaggagaacctcgaggcggccgaggagaagctcgtgACGGACGGCCGGTTcaaggagtacgaggtcgtcaaggtcTACGCCGGCGACACGGTCGGCAAGGGGGGCTAcaaggacgtcgacggcatGCTGCACAAGCGGTACGGGTTCGAGAAGGGGGCCGGGTTCGTGGTCGTCCGGCCGGACGGGTACGTCGAGTTCATCGGTCCGGCCGAGTGTGTTGAGGAGTTCCTCATGATGTGA
- a CDS encoding Putative serine/threonine-protein kinase, active produces the protein MSLHSDLVQESKLETTIFPGHTRHTFYQRGTTGRERRLRVEEQWTRKKRLGQGAYGTVWLETCDRPARQSVPAVRAVKEIPIDAAKSDKVEYLQELEAIMKFSQSRYTPCFVQSFGWFEGPESIYITMEYIANGDLQQHLTQPIPERETKMVAFQLAEGLEHMHTNGFTHRDLKPGNILVVCGSPNWLVQISDFGISKRLRSDQSTLGTIRKGTLGFMAPEMLGFVKDREHPHAVDIWSLGAVMYRMLTNGSLLADISQLHKYALGEASLLTKELDSCGATPSLRDLLHQLLAPSPKTRPSATDILNHEWFENDIGTSLEDNVETGGDDDLAGKLQLDALSFRHETPDSTDETGDSYSAAWSTVVLSDTATRPLEGKPVSKPAIETAKGIISSGAVEVPHENASDAVSNEVTISVLPHNPLITTRCTVAEAQTSETQVEKGYSASDAESQKVELDPVVIRMPIDDRDDVPPSRTVQWTPLHTASKYGQIERVRRFVEEGADVTLALSSGSTPLSLASSNGHPDVVKLLLDKGANCNVVNNSGWTPLCAALSGGHCEVAKLLILNGADVTAAVSDGGTPLHVAVSNGYPDIVKLLLERGADPNAATNEGWTALSWASDRGHVDLVKLLLDWGADSNASVTANISTPLHIAVSAGHLEVVRLLLAKGADCNITTGSGWTPLHSAVKYGQMKSAELLLEYGADVARADNLGWTPLLMAADAGDLSIAILLLSKGANTAATTADGWTALGFASARGDFGLVKLLLERGADPKVASAGLTPLGLATNNGHELVAKLLRDKMNPNSIFPRVGNSKRTSRPRNKTFTMVLFSKTK, from the exons ATGTCTCTCCACTCGGACCTCGTCCAGGAATCGAAACTCGAGACGACCATCTTCCCGGGCCACACCCGGCACACTTTCTACCAGCGCGGGACGACAGGCCGCGAGCGCAGACTCAGGGTCGAGGAGCAATGGACGCGGAAGAAGcgcctcggccagggcgcctACGGTACCGTCTGGTTGGAGACGTGCGACCGGCCCGCGAGGCAGAGCGTACCGGCCGTCCGGGCCGTCAAGGAGATAcccatcgacgccgccaagtcAGACAAGGTTGAATACCTCCAGGAGCTGGAGGCTATCATGAAGTTTTCTCAGTCACGG TACACACCCTGTTTCGTCCAGTCCTTTGGCTGGTTTGAAGGTCCCGAGTCCATTTACATTACGATGGAGTACATCGCCAACGGGGACCTGCAGCAACATCTTACACAGCCCATTCCCGAACGGGAGACCAAGATGGTTGCCTTCCAGCTGGCGGAAGGCCTCGAGCATATGCATACAAACGGCTTCACGCACAGGGACCTGAAGCCAGGG AACATACTTGTCGTCTGCGGCAGTCCCAACTGGCTTGTGCAAATATCAGACTTCGGCATCAGCAAGCGGCTGCGATCTGATCAGTCAACACTCGGCACTATCCGCAAGGGCACACTGGGCTTCATGGCTCCAGAGATGCTCGGTTTCGTCAAGGACAGGGAGCACCCACACGCAGTCGATATCTGGTCTTTAGGGGCCGTGATGTACCGCATGCTTACGAACGGTTCCCTACTCGCAGACATCTCGCAGCTTCACAAGTACGCGCTGGGCGAGGCCTCGCTGCTGACGAAGGAGCTCGACTCATGTGGCGCAACGCCATCTCTCAGGGACCTGTTACACCAGCTCctcgcgccgtcgccgaagaCGCGACCGTCCGCCACAGATATTTTGAATCACGAGTGGTTCGAAAACGATATCGGAACCTCTTTGGAAGATAACGTGGAAACCGGgggggacgacgaccttgctGGCAAACTCCAGCTTGATGCCCTCAGCTTCCGTCACGAGACCCCGGATTCCACTGACGAAACAGGTGACTCCTACTCCGCTGCCTGGAGTACTGTCGTGTTATCTGACACGGCAACTCGGCCATTGGAAGGGAAGCCTGTGAGCAAGCCGGCGATTGAAACGGCCAAGGGCATCATCAGTTCTGGCGCGGTCGAAGTCCCGCACGAGAATGCATCAGACGCTGTCAGTAACGAAGTTACAATCTCGGTACTGCCTCACAATCCACTCATAACGACACGCTGTACCGTGGCGGAGGCCCAAACGTCAGAAACACAAGTCGAAAAGGGCTACAGCGCTTCTGATGCCGAATCCCAGAAAGTCGAACTCGACCCTGTCGTCATCCGGATGCCCATCGACGATAGGGACGATGTTCCACCCTCCAGAACAGTTCAATGGACGCCGCTTCACACCGCCTCGAAATACGGTCAAATCGAACGCGTCAGGAGATTTGTCGAGGAGGGGGCAGACGTCACGCTTGCGCTCTCCAGCGGCTCGACGCCActctccttggcctcgtccaaCGGCCACCCAGACGTGGTGAAATTGCTTCTCGACAAAGGGGCAAACTGCAACGTCGTCAACAACAGCGGGTGGACGCCGCTCTGCGCCGCGCTGTCCGGAGGCCATTGTGAAGTCGCCAAGCTGCTCATCCTGAATGGGGCAGATGTCACAGCAGCCGTCTCGGACGGGGGGACGCCGCTGCATGTGGCCGTAAGCAACGGCTACCCAGACATCGTGaagctgctcctcgagaGAGGGGCGGATCCAAACGCTGCCACCAACGAGGGCTGGACGGCTCTCTCTTGGGCCTCGGACCGCGGCCATGTCGACCTTGTCAAGTTGCTCCTCGACTGGGGGGCCGACAGCAACGCCTCAGTCACCGCCAACATATCAACGCCGCTTCACATAGCCGTGAGTGCCGGCcacctcgaggtcgtcaggCTGCTCCTCGCCAAGGGGGCAGACTgcaacatcaccaccggCAGCGGTTGGACGCCGCTCCATTCTGCCGTGAAATATGGTCAAATGAAGTCGGCCGAGTTGCTGCTCGAGTACGGGGCGGACGTCGCCCGGGCCGACAATCTGGGGTGGACGCCGCTCCTGATGGCGGCAGACGCGGGGGATCTTTCAATCGCCATCCTGCTGCTCAGCAAGGGGGCAAACACCGCGGCCACCACCGCAGACGGCTGGACGGCGCTTGGGTTCGCCTCCGCCAGGGGCGATTTCGGCCTCGTCAAACTCCTACTCGAGAGGGGGGCCGACCCCAAGGTTGCTTCCGCAGGGTTGACGCCGCTCGGCCTGGCCACGAACAACGGCCATGAGCTGGTTGCCAAGCTGCTGCGCGACAAGATGAACCCCAACTCCATTTTCCCTCGCGTTGGAAATTCAAAACGCACTTCTCGTCCACGAAATAAAACATTTACAATGGTTCTGTTTTCCAAAACCAAATAA